A single window of Dermacentor albipictus isolate Rhodes 1998 colony chromosome 1, USDA_Dalb.pri_finalv2, whole genome shotgun sequence DNA harbors:
- the LOC135900891 gene encoding uncharacterized protein, translating into MLAASLGSSRSFSQAGDCSQQVRSGRARAVIMSSLFKLANASVPRKSFVIGSCVIVGVATCLTLRYYWKRRSRKYYSSVEETCADGGKRILVLGLDDAGKSSLLLHLSRPDATSTHPPPTEGFNVVCINSENGSSLNFWELGGSETVRPYWPNFLHDTSVLVYMVNSADTQRLRSSAHEFRRILQDERLQNVPILVLANKQDLPGAKSVEDISTILGLDELKQLNFNVHILPLQMPSDSSCQSTVAEAKRKILHLSRGWSPILSL; encoded by the exons ATGCTAGCGGCATCTTTGGGTTCCTCCAGGAGCTTCTCACAAGCGGGTGATTGCTCGCAGCAGGTTAGGAGcggtcgcgcgcgagctgttatcATGAGCAGTTTATTCAAACTTGCGAACGCGAGTGTCCCGCGGAAATCTTTTGTCATTGGAAGCTGCGTTATTGTGGGTGTGGCGACGTGCTTAACTCTGCGCTACTACTGGAAACGAAGATCTCGAAAGTATTACAGCAGCGTGGAAGAAACG TGTGCAGATGGAGGAAAAAGAATCCTTGTCTTGGGACTAGACGATGCTGGCAAAAGTAGCCTCTTGTTGCACTTGTCAAGACCAGACGCGACGTCGACTCACCCACCGCCAACAGAAGGTTTTAACGTAGTTTGCATCAACTCTGAGAACGGTTCATCTCTGAACTTTTGGGAAT tgGGTGGTTCTGAAACAGTGCGACCTTACTGGCCCAACTTTCTTCATGATACTAGTGTTCTTGTGTACATGGTGAACTCTGCCGATACCCAGCGGCTGCGCTCTTCTGCTCACGAGTTCCGCAGAATCTTGCAAGATGAACGTCTACAAAATGTGCCGATTCTTGTGCTTGCCAATAAACAG GATCTGCCGGGAGCTAAAAGTGTGGAGGACATATCAACCATACTTGGATTGGATGAACTGAAGCAACTCAACTTCAATGTTCACATTCTGCCTCTGCAGATGCCATCAGACTCGAGTTGCCAGAGCACTGTAGCTGAAGCAAAGCGCAAAATTCTGCACTTGTCACGAGGGTGGAGCCCTATCTTGTCACTGTGA
- the LOC135900871 gene encoding BRISC complex subunit Abraxas 2-like: MATVTVTISGPLLATLIYEHCNSPGDQEGFLLGEISSRITDTISDAQLHGEKEETNLKICSIISCDLFEFYDKKCHLVADKLSALLRDKQKEVVGWYRFRRNTSLQTSLREQVLHQRLVRKLGQGYGNYFLLALFRGCTSSNEATHSMEHVFLRSTDPAFKHYSAVPLHIVNLGEPGHSDYRMYPGSAASIHQGAFCEVLNSLPADGSIEMVNHMHRLHNLLHTKLREVLNSVAESEEDVATFVDDIVQLREKYGALKKATVGPSTAASASESVSTTSK, from the exons ATGGCTACAGTTACGGTCACCATCAGTGGTCCTTTGCTGGCTACGCTCATATATGAGCATTGCAACAGTCCTGGCGACCAG GAGGGTTTTCTCTTGGGAGAAATATCAAGTCGTATAACGGATACGATCAGTGATGCGCAGCTGCACGGCGAAAAAGAGGAGACTAACCTCA AAATATGTTCTATTATATCGTGTGACCTTTTCGAATTCTACGACAAAAAGTGTCACCTAGTTGCGGACAAATTGTCGGCACTGCTACGAGACAAGCAAAAG GAGGTGGTTGGGTGGTACCGCTTCAGGCGCAACACAAGCCTGCAGACATCCCTGCGGGAACAAGTGCTCCACCAGCGATTGGTTCGAAAGCTTGGCCAAGGCTATGGAAATTACTTCCTGCTGGCACTCTTCAGAGGCTGCACCTCATCCAAtgaagcaacacactccatggaGCATGTCTTCTTACGATCCACAGATCC TGCTTTCAAGCATTATTCTGCAGTTCCCCTACATATAGTGAACCTTGGAGAGCCTGGTCATTCAGACTACCGCATGTACCCTGGTTCTGCTGCCAGCATCCACCAGGgggctttctgtgaagtcttgaactCTCTGCCTGCTGA CGGATCAATTGAAATGGTGAACCACATGCATCGACTGCATAACCTGCTCCACACCAAACTGAGG GAAGTGCTCAACAGCGTTGCTGAATCTGAAGAAGATGTGGCCACATTTGTGGACGACATTGTTCAGTTGAGAGAGAAGTATGGAGCATTGAAGAAGGCTACTGTTG GGCCAAGTACTGCAGCGTCTGCATCGGAGAGCGTCTCAACAACTTCAAAGTAG
- the LOC135900898 gene encoding uncharacterized protein: MSTEAGQQIPGRRALMPGWMKSHMDRLNTVANLDDMCSSPPETESGFLRDMPLSRLTTTPASHTPAGAPTIRVSGVSKCELPRLASEDALRHQVLSHHGSSLQSLGRDSGSGSESAHTTPSATPQSSPSLVRRVVAADLTAVGFPMVDGSRLKPKKKPPTRFAVTNFDLNAVSPNSW, encoded by the exons ATGAGCACCGAGGCTGGCCAGCAGATTCCGGGCCGCAGGGCCCTGATGCCCGGCTGGATGAAAAGCCACATGGACAGACTGAACACGGTGGCTAATCTGGATGACATGTGCAGCTCCCCTCCCGAGACCGAGTCGGGCTTTCTCCGCGACATGCCACTTTCCCGCTTAACTACTACACCCGCTTCACACACCCCTGCTG GGGCACCAACCATCCGGGTGAGTGGTGTTAGCAAGTGCGAGTTGCCTCGACTGGCCTCCGAGGATGCCTTGCGGCACCAAGTGCTGAGCCACCATGGATCAAGCCTACAGAGCCTGGGGCGCGACAGCGGTTCGGGCAGTGAATCTGCCCACACAACGCCCTCTGCCACGCCACAAAGCTCTCCATCGCTGGTGCGGCGCGTGGTGGCAGCAGACTTGACGGCAGTGGGTTTTCCCATGGTGGATGGTAGTCGGCTGAAACCCAAGAAAAAGCCACCAACGCGCTTTGCTGTCACCAACTTCGACCTTAATGCAGTTAGCCCTAACTCATGGTGA
- the LOC135900883 gene encoding uncharacterized protein, with translation MHLVISHHLAIFNMFRDGKDSEQALLGWSMLDHDDSANDIYDFDEYSSSSRRLPEDVHSDVVHASQSADVHFFGERKRDLQTCTVSALRLSEARAEPTGDPATPQKLPSDMRHLIPNTLASASWDTGLETNTWRSCFVNDRTQSSSICGRSARRRRKTCNFQGNQCVIDESSSDDSVEDSSHKQDRATRARMAIDEITEDEINSSADAEPTRLQPLCAGSPISQSAVQSASNVCDAQFSSIESPAPRQFALKNGFEERLLVSRQKESADLTLWKFYKENANFPKTFSRDAPETVTARILTLENVYGIAYCACEVDSLTHDISNVCLTLPLEIAKREKLDHGAVVRIYPPWREHTLLTYPEKIISGVQCFEVLERH, from the coding sequence ATGCATCTAGTTATCAGTCATCATCTCGCGATATTCAATATGTTTCGAGACGGAAAAGACAGCGAGCAAGCCTTGCTAGGCTGGAGTATGTTGGATCACGACGACAGTGCCAATGACATCTACGATTTCGACGAGTATTCGAGCTCGTCACGGCGCTTACCTGAAGATGTGCATTCAGATGTTGTTCATGCGTCTCAATCTGCTGATGTGCACTTCTTCGGAGAGAGGAAACGAGATTTGCAAACCTGTACGGTGTCAGCGTTACGATTGTCGGAAGCAAGAGCGGAACCGACTGGCGACCCTGCGACACCACAAAAGCTACCGAGCGACATGCGCCACTTAATTCCGAATACCTTGGCAAGCGCTTCATGGGACACTGGCCTCGAAACTAATACTTGGAGATCGTGTTTCGTAAACGATAGGACGCAAAGCAGCAGTATATGCGGCAGATCGGCACGCAGAAGGCGAAAGACCTGCAATTTTCAAGGTAACCAGTGCGTGATTGATGAAAGTAGCAGCGACGATTCCGTAGAAGACAGCAGTCATAAACAGGATAGGGCTACGCGAGCCCGTATGGCCATCGACGAAATAACCGAAGACGAAATAAACAGCTCAGCTGACGCAGAACCAACAAGACTACAACCGTTGTGCGCAGGATCGCCGATTTCACAAAGCGCTGTTCAGTCTGCTTCCAATGTTTGTGATGCACAGTTCAGCAGTATCGAAAGCCCTGCGCCGAGGCAGTTCGCTTTGAAAAATGGATTTGAAGAGCGTCTTTTGGTCTCCAGGCAGAAGGAGAGCGCggacttgacgctttggaaattCTACAAGGAAAATGCTAACTTTCCAAAAACATTTTCTCGTGATGCTCCTGAAACAGTTACGGCGAGGATACTTACCTTAGAAAACGTTTATGGCATCGCCTACTGTGCCTGTGAGGTTGATAGCCTCACACATGACATTTCAAACGTGTGCCTTACACTTCCATTGGAAATAGCCAAGCGCGAAAAGCTTGACCATGGTGCCGTCGTACGTATTTATCCTCCGTGGAGAGAGCACACGCTTTTAACTTATCCCGAAAAAATAATTTCGggtgtgcaatgtttcgaagttCTGGAAAGACATTAG